A region from the Panicum hallii strain FIL2 chromosome 1, PHallii_v3.1, whole genome shotgun sequence genome encodes:
- the LOC112886897 gene encoding uncharacterized protein LOC112886897 isoform X1 yields MPPAASTPATATAVYVAAVPLRAPKGPGQLLMSAGYSLGLWDLQHFMVVLRPDPARTQALVFDFQPRDPEGVGAALAVLSRSEIPGVVRRRTLRRVPDRRCWLVGHCCDEDAVGAADRFSERWPTGLVVGEHDCRDYTNGLVEALTGEKRVLETLRSGGSTSISEAAPPWLHGEVSTVILRLRTGESKLHVAMAYQINEDTLLKIRGKDEVAMLIHEIM; encoded by the exons GTGCCGCTGCGGGCGCCCAAGGGCCCCGGCCAGCTGCTGATGTCGGCGGGCTACTCGCTGGGCCTGTGGGACCTGCAGCACTTCATGGTGGTCCTCCGGCCCGACCCGGCCCGGACGCAGGCGCTGGTCTTCGATTTCCAGCCACGGGACCCAGAGGGCGTCGGCGCCGCGCTGGCGGTGCTGTCGCGGAGCGAGATACCCG GCGTGGTTCGGAGAAGAACGCTGCGGAGGGTCCCGGACCGGCGGTGCTGGCTCGTCGGGCACTGCTGCGACGAGGACGCCGTGGGCGCCGCCGACAGGTTCAGCGAGCGGTGGCCGACCGGCCTGGTCGTCGGGGAGCACGACTGCCGGGACTACACCAACG GGCTGGTCGAGGCCCTGACAGGTGAAAAACGTGTCCTGGAGACGCTCAGATCGGGCGGCAGCACCAGCATCAGCGAGGCGGCGCCGCCGTGGT TACATGGTGAAGTATCTACCGTCATTCTGCGGCTTCGAACTGGAGAGTCGAAGCTGCACGTGGCAATGGCCTATCAGATAAACGAGGACACTTTACTAAAGATCCGAGGCAAAGATGAAG TAGCAATGCTGATCCATGAAATCATGTGA
- the LOC112886897 gene encoding uncharacterized protein LOC112886897 isoform X2, translating into MPPAASTPATATAVYVAAVPLRAPKGPGQLLMSAGYSLGLWDLQHFMVVLRPDPARTQALVFDFQPRDPEGVGAALAVLSRSEIPGVVRRRTLRRVPDRRCWLVGHCCDEDAVGAADRFSERWPTGLVVGEHDCRDYTNGLVEALTGEKRVLETLRSGGSTSISEAAPPWLHGEVSTVILRLRTGESKLHVAMAYQINEDTLLKIRGKDEGPVW; encoded by the exons GTGCCGCTGCGGGCGCCCAAGGGCCCCGGCCAGCTGCTGATGTCGGCGGGCTACTCGCTGGGCCTGTGGGACCTGCAGCACTTCATGGTGGTCCTCCGGCCCGACCCGGCCCGGACGCAGGCGCTGGTCTTCGATTTCCAGCCACGGGACCCAGAGGGCGTCGGCGCCGCGCTGGCGGTGCTGTCGCGGAGCGAGATACCCG GCGTGGTTCGGAGAAGAACGCTGCGGAGGGTCCCGGACCGGCGGTGCTGGCTCGTCGGGCACTGCTGCGACGAGGACGCCGTGGGCGCCGCCGACAGGTTCAGCGAGCGGTGGCCGACCGGCCTGGTCGTCGGGGAGCACGACTGCCGGGACTACACCAACG GGCTGGTCGAGGCCCTGACAGGTGAAAAACGTGTCCTGGAGACGCTCAGATCGGGCGGCAGCACCAGCATCAGCGAGGCGGCGCCGCCGTGGT TACATGGTGAAGTATCTACCGTCATTCTGCGGCTTCGAACTGGAGAGTCGAAGCTGCACGTGGCAATGGCCTATCAGATAAACGAGGACACTTTACTAAAGATCCGAGGCAAAGATGAAGGgccagtttggtag
- the LOC112886897 gene encoding uncharacterized protein LOC112886897 isoform X3 codes for MPPAASTPATATAVYVAAVPLRAPKGPGQLLMSAGYSLGLWDLQHFMVVLRPDPARTQALVFDFQPRDPEGVGAALAVLSRSEIPGVVRRRTLRRVPDRRCWLVGHCCDEDAVGAADRFSERWPTGLVVGEHDCRDYTNGLVEALTGEKRVLETLRSGGSTSISEAAPPWYG; via the exons GTGCCGCTGCGGGCGCCCAAGGGCCCCGGCCAGCTGCTGATGTCGGCGGGCTACTCGCTGGGCCTGTGGGACCTGCAGCACTTCATGGTGGTCCTCCGGCCCGACCCGGCCCGGACGCAGGCGCTGGTCTTCGATTTCCAGCCACGGGACCCAGAGGGCGTCGGCGCCGCGCTGGCGGTGCTGTCGCGGAGCGAGATACCCG GCGTGGTTCGGAGAAGAACGCTGCGGAGGGTCCCGGACCGGCGGTGCTGGCTCGTCGGGCACTGCTGCGACGAGGACGCCGTGGGCGCCGCCGACAGGTTCAGCGAGCGGTGGCCGACCGGCCTGGTCGTCGGGGAGCACGACTGCCGGGACTACACCAACG GGCTGGTCGAGGCCCTGACAGGTGAAAAACGTGTCCTGGAGACGCTCAGATCGGGCGGCAGCACCAGCATCAGCGAGGCGGCGCCGCCGTGGT ATGGATGA